The genomic segment aaaaaactTTCAAACTTCTCCTATgctattatttataaatagtaaCATGCATGTCTTATTCTAAATTTTTGGTCGCCATTCTTGagtttaatattaacaaacatacttttatctttcttttaagGTAACTTGTTGAAATACAAAAGAGTTATTTAGAAATAAagtaatactttaattttttttatttgaagaccAAAATAactaatagaagaaaaaaatatatattcaaaagatAGAATCGAAAATGGCCCCCACATTATCATTTACTCTTAATTGAATAGAAAAGACAGAGAGTTTTTGccgttttataattttaaattattaaataaaatcttaaaatataatttatataattatattctaCGTCAATAATTATCATGTTAATaggagatttaaaaaaaaataaaaaatcaacgcTAGATATAGAGGAAGAAATGAGCATTCAATTAGCTAATGATTTCACCTTTtagaaaccataaaaaatctttcaaaagaaagaaTCTTCATAAATCTCGAACAACGTACGTACGAGAATAAGAGTAAAATGCAAGATGTTCAACAATCAATGGCTTCCTCCAAATCTGACCAGAACAAGGACTATGAACTCTTTACCATCAGCAATCAGACGCTCAAGAGAAGAACTTGGAGCAATTATGGATAATAGAAAGGGATCAACACAGCCACTGGCAAGTATATACGATACCCATCACTGTACTAACAAAAACTGAAAGAAAACTGCTTTTGGATGATGAAGGAATCATATTCATTATTGCTCGCTCTCAGTTCCTGCAAGTAAGTACAGCCGCACAAAGCAACTGGCTCTGAACAATCACCTCACTTGCATTTATTCTCATATTCCACTTGTTTCTCTGTGCTAAGCTAACGAAAGAAATACAGAAGAAGGGAGCTACTAAATGAATGGGTTTAATTGTTTCTCTGTGCTTTTAAAGATGTCTAACATGAAACTAGAACACAACTCCATTAATTTCCTATTTAACCATTCAAACCAAAACTGTTTTCATGTATGATATAAGAAGGGCCTGCAAGGAAATTAGATTCTTTCACATTAATTCCCTGTTTAACCATATTAGGAGCATGATTGCAttatattttgaagaaattgCTCACATTCCCTTCAAAACATATGATATGAACTTTTAGGAATCATCAAAACATATCATATGAAGaagtttctatttgttttattaaataaattctagacgacgacgacgacgtaTGGATTTAGGTGTTTATTGTACGGTTTATTGGGATATTCCATGGAAACACTAAACCTACCGAATAATTTATCCTAACCCTACTTTAGTCCACTAAACAACACCAGCATGTGTAGCCGTCCTTAGGTCAGTGATAGACgaaatagcaaaaaacaaattcaatttcgATGATATCCACATCATTCTgtctaataattaatttaatatatttttaaattattttaatataataatataaatttaaaatttaaaaaataaaaaatattattttaatatattttcaaataaataccAATGACAAAAATTCTAACAGTGCCTCTCGTTTTCTAGAGATAGCCCATCAAATAAAGACTTCAGGGTCGAATCTGATAGGGCGAGgtatgattgaaaattaggtttgGCTCCCTCGTCGCGTAGCCCTAGATCTTTTGGTTCTAACCaggaacaaaaaaagagaataacaCGTGCTTAGATCACACACCGACACATCACACATCAATTCTTCATCATGACATCTAATGCATCAAGAGTTTGCCATGTCATTCATCAACTACTATTAACGGCAAAGATCCAACGACAGTTTATCACGCTATCAAAGCCGGTTCATCATCATTTACAAAATAGACGTTCTAAATATTCATTTCGACAAATTTTTGGGTCCCACAATTAAAGCGTGGGGTTCCCGGTTTTTACTTACCAACCGGAGGTCCGGTTTACTTCTCCTGCCGACCCGATCCGTCCGAAGCCAGACGAGACGCGATCGCCGAGTGATACATCATATCGTGGAACGTACTGCCCTCCAACGTCTTCCTTCTAAGCTGCTTCGCTTTCTCTTCAGTGAACGATCCAAGGGCGAACCTCGATCTGGGTCGACCTGGTTCCTGGTCCGAACCCGATAACCCGGATCCCTTATCGGGAACATCATCGCCTGTGCCACCGGCGCTACTATTGCCGTTAAGGTAATCAGGAGAGGATGACCAACCAAAAAGCGGGGACCACCAGGTTGAAGAACCGGACTTCTTGCCATACGGGTCGGGTGTCCTGGGAGATCCGGATGATGCTCGGACTGGAGCTGGGACGGAGCAAGCGAAAGTGAGTACAGAGGCCATGATGAGAAAAACTGATCGAAGCTTTAGATTTTTctagagagagagtgtgtgtagAGAGGATAGGAAAGTTTGAGAGAGACTGAGTGAGTGCTGCGTTGAAGACAGggagagaaaaggaaacaaCAAATGGAGCGGGGAACAGGTCTaggataaaattttaaggtAGTAAGCTATGATCACGTACGGTTAAGTGTATGCATTTATTGTTACGGGTATAGCTTCAGGAACTTGTACGACACTGTTTTGAGGTTTATGGTACAACTATTAAAGCGAGTATGATTTGTGGTGAGTGAGGAGGGATGTAGAGGATTAAAGATCTGGAGAAGCGGATAAGATTGAACACGTGGAAGGTTGTTGGAGAAAGGAAGATGAGGGACTGGGGccttttttgcttttatagGATGTTAAAGGGTGCACTTTTTCAGG from the Populus nigra chromosome 1, ddPopNigr1.1, whole genome shotgun sequence genome contains:
- the LOC133693449 gene encoding uncharacterized protein LOC133693449 — protein: MASVLTFACSVPAPVRASSGSPRTPDPYGKKSGSSTWWSPLFGWSSSPDYLNGNSSAGGTGDDVPDKGSGLSGSDQEPGRPRSRFALGSFTEEKAKQLRRKTLEGSTFHDMMYHSAIASRLASDGSGRQEK